A section of the Triticum dicoccoides isolate Atlit2015 ecotype Zavitan chromosome 7A, WEW_v2.0, whole genome shotgun sequence genome encodes:
- the LOC119330702 gene encoding pentatricopeptide repeat-containing protein At3g22470, mitochondrial-like codes for MRHLVAAAKPSRRRHFFFSLSPYHQLSTTTTSGTNSSHLCSFYDPAAQFLPSGSPRHLSLPTSLRRDSLLDLARILKSSLQCHLALRTLTSQTPPLHARFAAASRLAILSPALRPFASLLLAALLPAASPHLLAWCASPGGAPYAALRLALHAFIAAGMPAEALVVLSRIRSVGKTPSLSALATLLRLLFREGNVQAAWKVFVEMTAMGPRPSLPIFNAMILGLCHMGLIPVAAGLLGVMWKFHVTPDACSYNILIKGHCVFGQAGDAFELLEKMHKSGCEPTVVTYNILVNVRCRDGNMVEARRLFDEMVAVGVEANTITFNVLIDGYAKTGQMDEADAAYREMKERGLLPDCCTFNILSAGAYKFGKTAHLAHEQQELYEMFGSQISADNVDMTICRLCWDGRLDDARQLVCCAIEQGAPVSVAGFNALIAAYSKEGFEEAALELYKLMKEIGLAPLSSTFNYLILGLCNQGRLDDAQLLLEHMISKGYSVGTSFTVYMDSCFRSGNVEGALKCWDDMLKVGGQPDFIAFSAYISGLCRLDHVNEAYRAFVEMTRRGLVPNNITYNSLISAFVRVGHVAEALQLEQKMRQSGLVPDVFTSNILIDGFCRQGRLDMVNNRFLDMRSSGLTPDVVTYNTIINAYCRAQDMNGAMIFMNKMLADGCDPDIFTYNIWIHSLCNNHSMNRAARVLDELVAVGFTPNSVTYNTLMDGICNDVLDRAMILTGKLIKMAFQPNTITVNVFFSHFCKQGLGRRALLWAEKLREDSVAFDEATMNILDWASKEMEDDLQGRVADIDKCMFLEFLMLITYNTMSNNRSPKFRHVPVETVIDPANSNTIKVLDTG; via the coding sequence ATGCGCCACCTCGTCGCGGCGGCGAAACCATCCCGGCGGCGGCATTTCTTCTTCTCCTTATCCCCCTACCACCAACTCTCCACCACGACCACCAGCGGCACCAATTCCTCCCATCTCTGCTCCTTCTACGACCCCGCGGCGCAGTTTCTCCCCTCCGGCTCTCCCCGGCACCTCTCCCTCCCCACCTCCCTCCGCCGCGACTCTCTCCTCGACCTCGCGCGCATCCTCAAGTCCTCCCTGCAATGCCACCTAGCTCTCCGCACCCTCACCTCCCAGACCCCCCCGCTCCATGCCCgcttcgccgccgcctcccgcctcgCCATCTTGTCCCCGGCGCTGCGCCCCTTCGCatccctcctcctcgccgccctccTACCGGCCGCCTCCCCGCATCTCCTCGCCTGGTGCGCCTCCCCCGGCGGCGCCCCGTACGCGGCCCTCCGCCTCGCGCTCCACGCCTTTATCGCCGCCGGCATGCCGGCTGAGGCGCTCGTCGTGCTCTCACGCATCCGCAGCGTTGGGAAAACGCCCAGCCTCTCCGCGCTCGCGACGCTGCTGCGCCTGCTGTTCCGCGAGGGCAACGTCCAGGCCGCGTGGAAGGTGTTCGTGGAAATGACAGCGATGGGGCCACGGCCGAGCCTCCCCATCTTCAACGCCATGATCCTAGGGTTATGCCACATGGGGCTCATCCCTGTAGCTGCGGGATTGCTTGGTGTCATGTGGAAGTTCCATGTTACCCCTGATGCGTGCAGCTATAACATCCTGATCAAGGGACATTGTGTGTTTGGGCAGGCAGGGGATGCTTTTGAGCTGCTTGAAAAAATGCACAAGTCAGGGTGCGAGCCGACTGTTGTGACGTATAACATTTTGGTGAATGTACGGTGCCGTGATGGGAATATGGTGGAGGCAAGGAGGctgttcgatgagatggtggcggtGGGGGTCGAAGCAAATACAATCACCTTCAATGTTTTAATCGATGGGTATGCAAAGACTGGGCAGATGGATGAGGCTGATGCCGCCTACAGAGAGATGAAGGAGAGGGGATTGCTGCCAGATTGCTGCACCTTCAACATTCTTTCTGCTGGAGCATACAAGTTTGGAAAGACCGCGCACTTAGCACATGAGCAGCAGGAGCTGTATGAAATGTTTGGTTCACAGATATCAGCAGACAATGTAGATATGACGATCTGTAGGCTTTGTTGGGATGGACGATTGGATGATGCCCGGCAACTTGTGTGTTGTGCAATCGAGCAGGGTGCTCCAGTGAGTGTTGCaggttttaatgctttgattgctgCATATAGCAAGGAGGGATTTGAAGAAGCAGCTCTTGAGTTATATAAGCTTATGAAAGAGATAGGCCTTGCACCCTTATCCTCCACTTTCAATTACTTGATACTGGGTCTATGCAATCAAGGAAGACTAGATGATGCACAGCTTTTGCTAGAACATATGATTAGTAAGGGATATTCTGTTGGTACCTCATTTACCGTTTACATGGATTCATGCTTCAGGTCTGGTAATGTAGAAGGTGCCTTGAAATGCTGGGATGATATGCTGAAAGTTGGTGGGCAGCCTGATTTTATCGCTTTCTCTGCATATATCAGTGGCCTTTGCAGATTAGATCATGTAAATGAGGCTTATCGGGCATTTGTGGAGATGACAAGAAGAGGTCTTGTTCCGAACAATATTACTTACAACTCTCTGATATCTGCGTTTGTTAGGGTTGGCCATGTGGCCGAAGCACTGCAACTAGAGCAGAAGATGAGGCAGAGTGGTCTTGTTCCTGATGTTTTCACAAGCAACATTCTGATTGATGGTTTTTGCAGACAAGGAAGGCTGGATATGGTGAATAACCGTTTCTTGGACATGCGCAGTAGTGGCTTAACTCCTGATGTAGTGACATACAATACAATTATTAATGCATATTGCCGGGCCCAGGATATGAACGGTGCCATGATTTTCATGAACAAGATGCTTGCAGATGGCTGTGATCCAGATATTTTCACATATAATATTTGGATTCATAGCCTCTGCAACAACCATTCGATGAATCGAGCAGCGAGAGTGCTGGATGAACTTGTTGCTGTTGGTTTCACACCTAATTCAGTTACATACAACACACTGATGGATGGCATTTGCAATGATGTCCTTGATCGAGCTATGATTCTCACTGGTAAACTGATTAAGATGGCTTTTCAACCCAACACCATCACAGTTAATGTTTTCTTTTCTCATTTCTGTAAGCAAGGTCTTGGAAGGCGAGCCCTTTTGTGGGCTGAGAAGCTCAGAGAAGATTCTGTTGCTTTTGATGAAGCTACAATGAATATACTTGACTGGGCTTCCAAGGAGATGGAGGATGACCTCCAGGGTAGAGTTGCTGATATTGACAAATGTATGTTTCTCGAGTTCTTAATGCTCATAACGTACAACACTATGAGCAATAATAGATCCCCAAAGTTTAGACATGTGCCTGTTGAGACAGTTATTGATCCTGCCAACAGCAATACAATCAAAGTTTTAGATACTGGGTAa